A genomic window from Halorussus rarus includes:
- a CDS encoding Hsp20/alpha crystallin family protein: MRRDDRDDPFDDLFREIERMMNEMMGDDFDMRVERGGSGGQTGFGSETHVDIHEADDEVRVIADLPGVEKADIDLKCDGEMLTIGAASDHREYDERVRLPAQVDEHSARATYNNGVLEVAFEKSEDSADIDVQ; the protein is encoded by the coding sequence ATGCGACGAGACGACCGCGACGACCCCTTCGACGACCTCTTCCGGGAGATCGAGCGCATGATGAACGAGATGATGGGCGACGACTTCGACATGCGCGTCGAGCGCGGCGGGAGCGGCGGCCAGACCGGGTTCGGCAGCGAGACCCACGTCGACATCCACGAGGCCGACGACGAGGTCCGGGTCATCGCCGACCTCCCCGGCGTCGAGAAGGCCGACATCGACCTCAAGTGCGACGGCGAGATGCTGACCATCGGCGCGGCCAGCGACCACCGCGAGTACGACGAGCGGGTCCGGCTGCCCGCCCAGGTCGACGAGCACTCCGCCAGGGCGACGTACAACAACGGCGTCCTCGAGGTCGCGTTCGAGAAGTCCGAGGACTCCGCCGACATCGACGTCCAGTAG
- a CDS encoding HVO_0476 family zinc finger protein: MSETAERVAVTCPSCSPDVETVHEVLKDGSGQSTVRCTECSHVHKTTIETDEDVERDVVVSQDGESFTATVEAPPEETVAVGEEFVLETPEAIMVVRITDLQLGDEKRVEQAEVEDVETFWTRAVDNVRVNVTINPTDGRRDDSRSLKISVPGDDEFVVGETYEFGDEEFTVKSIALRDDAHGYDFNPLGEEGDTAVAKDVKRLYGDDETSSAWSAW, from the coding sequence ATGAGCGAGACAGCCGAGCGCGTCGCGGTCACCTGCCCCTCCTGTTCGCCCGACGTGGAAACGGTCCACGAGGTGCTCAAGGACGGGTCCGGGCAGTCGACCGTGCGCTGCACCGAGTGCAGTCACGTCCACAAGACGACCATCGAGACCGACGAGGACGTCGAGCGCGACGTGGTGGTCTCCCAGGACGGCGAGTCGTTCACCGCGACCGTCGAGGCCCCGCCCGAGGAGACGGTCGCGGTCGGCGAGGAGTTCGTCCTCGAGACGCCCGAGGCCATCATGGTCGTGCGCATCACCGACCTCCAGCTGGGCGACGAGAAGCGCGTCGAACAGGCCGAGGTCGAGGACGTCGAGACGTTCTGGACCCGCGCGGTCGACAACGTCCGGGTCAACGTCACGATCAACCCCACCGACGGCCGGCGCGACGACTCCCGGAGCCTCAAGATATCGGTGCCGGGCGACGACGAGTTCGTGGTGGGCGAGACCTACGAGTTCGGTGACGAGGAGTTCACCGTCAAGTCCATCGCGCTCCGGGACGACGCCCACGGCTACGACTTCAATCCGCTCGGCGAGGAGGGCGATACCGCGGTCGCGAAGGACGTCAAACGACTCTACGGCGACGACGAGACGTCGTCGGCGTGGTCGGCGTGGTGA
- a CDS encoding protein-L-isoaspartate(D-aspartate) O-methyltransferase, translated as MFGGGDDSDRNATGHNQDADYRRARERMVDALTDRDDFAASTLDAMRAVPRHEFVPPGRRDSAYADRPLPIGNDQTISAPHMVASMVDMLDLDAGESVLEIGTGCGYHAAVTAEAVGPSNVHSVEFHESLAREARDRLDRLGYGDVSVRVGDGREGWDDHAPYDAAYLTAAPSDFPSAVVEQVRPEGRLLAPLGSTRGPAAGQRLVFARRRADGSLDREPRGRVRFVPMQGD; from the coding sequence ATGTTCGGGGGAGGGGACGACAGCGACCGGAACGCGACCGGCCACAACCAGGACGCCGATTACCGACGCGCCCGCGAGCGGATGGTCGACGCACTGACCGACCGCGACGACTTCGCGGCGTCGACGCTCGACGCGATGCGGGCGGTGCCGCGCCACGAGTTCGTGCCGCCCGGGCGCCGCGACAGCGCCTACGCCGACCGACCGCTGCCCATCGGGAACGACCAGACCATCAGCGCGCCACACATGGTCGCGTCGATGGTCGACATGCTCGACCTCGACGCCGGCGAGTCGGTCCTAGAGATCGGCACCGGCTGCGGCTACCACGCCGCGGTCACCGCCGAGGCGGTCGGACCGTCGAACGTCCACAGCGTCGAGTTCCACGAGTCGCTGGCCCGCGAGGCTCGCGACCGACTCGACCGACTCGGCTACGGCGACGTCTCCGTCAGGGTCGGCGACGGCCGCGAGGGGTGGGACGACCACGCGCCCTACGACGCCGCCTACCTGACCGCCGCGCCCTCGGACTTCCCCTCCGCGGTGGTCGAGCAGGTCCGCCCCGAGGGCCGACTGCTCGCCCCGCTCGGCTCCACCCGGGGACCTGCGGCCGGCCAGCGGCTCGTCTTCGCCCGCCGGCGCGCCGACGGGTCGCTCGACCGCGAACCCCGCGGCCGGGTGCGGTTCGTCCCGATGCAGGGGGACTGA
- a CDS encoding methyltransferase has product MDYREALLLWAARESGVLEAVATDAGTPAEVAASADVTERAARITLEAMAELGYLEAVGDEEPGGTDDSDGIDVQYEITNRALGFVAKADVRSIGSTPHALDCVDRWLALPETMRTGSPPDAEAVSEDRTANFMGAMASVDDATVRASVTAAVHRNPDAERVLDAGGGPGVFAKEFVRRGLDVTLVDRPDVIDVDRRFLEHEPIELVAGDVTEGLPEDGFDIVFGSRVAHTLSPDANRQFLANAYDALDPGGAVVLTDKVRGRAEDAALFAAHMLAQTEAGDTYTEAQFADWLDAAGFADVEVRDVPGTGDQVIAGRRPGD; this is encoded by the coding sequence ATGGACTACCGCGAAGCGCTGCTCCTGTGGGCCGCCCGCGAGTCCGGCGTCCTGGAGGCGGTCGCGACCGACGCCGGGACGCCAGCCGAGGTGGCCGCGTCGGCGGACGTCACCGAACGGGCCGCCCGCATCACCCTGGAGGCGATGGCCGAGCTCGGCTACCTGGAGGCCGTCGGCGACGAGGAGCCCGGCGGAACTGACGATTCTGACGGAATCGACGTCCAGTACGAGATCACGAACCGGGCGCTCGGGTTCGTCGCCAAGGCCGACGTGCGCTCCATCGGGTCGACGCCCCACGCGCTCGACTGCGTCGACCGGTGGCTCGCGCTCCCCGAGACGATGCGGACCGGGAGCCCGCCTGACGCCGAGGCGGTCTCCGAGGACCGGACCGCCAACTTCATGGGTGCGATGGCGAGCGTCGACGACGCCACGGTCCGGGCGAGCGTCACCGCGGCGGTCCACCGCAATCCCGACGCCGAGCGCGTGCTCGACGCCGGCGGCGGGCCGGGCGTCTTCGCCAAGGAGTTCGTCCGCCGCGGACTCGACGTGACGCTCGTCGACCGCCCCGACGTCATCGACGTCGACCGACGGTTCCTCGAACACGAACCCATCGAACTGGTCGCGGGCGACGTCACCGAGGGGCTCCCCGAGGACGGCTTCGACATCGTGTTCGGCTCGCGAGTGGCCCACACCCTGAGCCCCGACGCCAACCGGCAGTTCCTCGCCAACGCCTACGACGCCCTCGACCCCGGCGGCGCGGTCGTTCTCACCGACAAGGTGCGGGGCCGGGCCGAGGATGCGGCCCTCTTCGCCGCACACATGCTCGCCCAGACCGAGGCCGGCGACACCTACACCGAGGCCCAGTTCGCCGACTGGCTCGACGCGGCCGGGTTCGCCGACGTCGAAGTTCGGGACGTCCCGGGTACGGGCGACCAGGTCATCGCCGGACGGCGGCCGGGTGATTGA
- a CDS encoding protein-L-isoaspartate O-methyltransferase family protein yields the protein MELAVLRDDMVDSLEHSAKGVVSSESVSAAMRAVPRHEFVDDDRLAYADRSFEHRGTRALAPSTAARLLEALDADAGDSVLVVGAGVGYTAAVLAEIVGERNVHAVDITRRVVWDARQNLAEAGYDGVFVDCRDGAEGLPEYAPFDRILVEAAAADPPRPLLRQLDTDGRMVIPLGVGDQSLTVVGGDEVGDQKGRPLGTVAFAPLLVEGEEAGSIERNRTVREDRERAERARERRTGWEQDWIDWDGDGSRPR from the coding sequence ATGGAACTCGCGGTGTTGCGCGACGACATGGTCGACAGCCTCGAACACTCCGCGAAGGGTGTCGTGTCTAGCGAGAGCGTCAGCGCCGCGATGCGCGCCGTGCCGCGCCACGAGTTCGTCGACGACGACCGACTCGCGTACGCCGACCGGTCGTTCGAGCACCGCGGGACCCGCGCCCTCGCGCCCAGCACCGCCGCCCGGCTGCTGGAGGCGCTCGACGCCGACGCCGGCGACTCGGTGCTGGTCGTCGGGGCGGGCGTGGGCTACACCGCCGCGGTCCTCGCCGAGATCGTCGGCGAGCGAAACGTTCACGCGGTCGACATCACCCGACGGGTGGTGTGGGACGCCCGGCAGAACCTCGCCGAGGCGGGCTACGACGGCGTGTTCGTGGACTGCCGCGACGGCGCGGAGGGGCTCCCGGAGTACGCTCCGTTCGACCGCATCCTCGTGGAGGCCGCGGCCGCCGACCCGCCGCGACCGCTCCTGCGACAGCTCGACACCGACGGCCGGATGGTCATCCCGCTCGGCGTCGGCGACCAGTCGCTGACGGTGGTCGGAGGCGACGAGGTCGGCGACCAGAAGGGCCGACCGCTCGGCACCGTCGCGTTCGCGCCGCTGCTCGTGGAGGGCGAGGAGGCCGGCTCCATCGAGCGCAACCGGACCGTCCGCGAGGACCGCGAGCGGGCCGAGCGCGCCCGCGAGCGCCGGACCGGGTGGGAGCAGGACTGGATCGACTGGGACGGCGACGGCAGCCGACCTCGGTGA
- a CDS encoding DUF7382 domain-containing protein, whose protein sequence is MRTRLRRFASDSRAIEGLPIRLVIALVVGVASLGVMMNMLSGIGGLTVTELDARPSPDVVGPGQQEVDVTVVDPEGNPVEGATVVITGDTATLGNVETATTDENGEITVTIDPDLGPNQRQGTLAIDIKPPAGSDYADERENTAILVVRE, encoded by the coding sequence ATGCGAACCAGACTCCGGCGCTTCGCGTCCGACTCCCGCGCGATTGAGGGGCTTCCCATCCGACTCGTCATCGCGCTCGTGGTCGGTGTCGCCAGCCTCGGCGTCATGATGAACATGCTGTCGGGTATCGGCGGGCTGACCGTCACGGAACTCGACGCGAGACCGTCCCCCGACGTAGTCGGTCCCGGCCAGCAGGAGGTCGACGTCACGGTGGTCGACCCGGAGGGCAACCCCGTCGAGGGCGCGACGGTCGTCATCACGGGCGACACGGCCACACTCGGCAACGTCGAGACCGCGACCACCGACGAGAACGGCGAGATCACGGTCACAATCGACCCCGACCTCGGCCCGAACCAGCGCCAGGGCACGCTGGCGATCGACATCAAGCCGCCCGCCGGCAGCGACTACGCCGACGAGCGCGAGAACACCGCGATACTGGTCGTCCGGGAGTGA
- a CDS encoding ATP-binding protein, with protein MPHVLGRRATPDDTANADPDAARGTPPSAHLGAYRARDGSAGARVRVDLDAPHAGLVVGKRGYGKSYTLGVLAEELARAEGVAPVVADPMGVFSSLGCLGTRVVDAPRVGADALAPRAWCDLLGLAADDPAGALVWQAAAARSTLAGMREFVADADTKADRATRRAADNHLALAESWGVFAPDAPTAADLLASPVDAGTSAGTVLDLSGLDPGPANAVLRAVAAGLYDHCVDGRPPRLPWLLLDEAHAFFAAGAGRGSVGSATTRNVAAPALRRALTRGRQPGLSLVAATQRPSALPPVAVSQADLLLAHRLTSRADLDALAAARPTYLGSFEDRLPDAPGEVLLVDDATESVHAVSVRERQTPHGGGSPSAHERTGPTAADR; from the coding sequence ATGCCTCACGTCCTCGGCCGCCGCGCCACCCCCGACGACACCGCGAACGCAGACCCCGACGCCGCTCGCGGAACGCCGCCGTCCGCACATCTCGGCGCGTACCGCGCCCGCGACGGGAGCGCCGGCGCGCGGGTCCGCGTCGACCTCGACGCGCCTCACGCCGGCCTGGTCGTCGGCAAGCGCGGTTACGGCAAGTCCTACACGCTCGGCGTCCTCGCCGAGGAACTCGCCCGCGCCGAGGGGGTCGCGCCGGTCGTCGCCGACCCGATGGGCGTCTTCTCGTCGCTCGGCTGTCTCGGTACTCGGGTCGTCGACGCCCCCCGTGTCGGGGCCGACGCGCTCGCGCCGCGGGCGTGGTGCGACCTGCTCGGGCTGGCGGCCGACGACCCGGCGGGCGCGCTGGTCTGGCAGGCCGCGGCCGCCCGCTCGACCCTCGCCGGGATGCGCGAGTTCGTCGCCGACGCCGACACCAAAGCCGACCGAGCGACCCGCCGGGCGGCCGACAACCACCTCGCGCTCGCCGAGTCGTGGGGCGTCTTCGCGCCCGACGCCCCGACCGCCGCGGACCTGCTGGCGTCGCCGGTCGACGCCGGGACGAGCGCCGGCACGGTGCTCGACCTCTCGGGACTCGACCCCGGCCCGGCGAACGCCGTCCTGCGGGCGGTCGCCGCGGGCCTCTACGACCACTGCGTCGACGGGCGACCGCCCCGGCTCCCGTGGCTGCTGCTCGACGAGGCTCACGCCTTCTTCGCGGCCGGGGCCGGCCGCGGTTCGGTCGGGTCCGCGACGACGCGGAACGTCGCGGCGCCCGCGCTCCGGCGGGCGCTCACGCGCGGCCGCCAGCCCGGCCTGAGCCTCGTCGCGGCGACCCAGCGGCCCAGCGCGCTCCCGCCGGTCGCGGTGTCGCAGGCCGACCTCCTGCTGGCCCACCGGCTCACCTCGCGGGCGGACCTCGACGCCCTGGCGGCCGCCCGGCCCACCTACCTCGGGTCGTTCGAGGACCGGCTGCCCGACGCGCCCGGCGAGGTGCTGCTCGTCGACGACGCGACCGAGAGCGTCCACGCGGTCAGCGTCCGGGAGCGCCAGACGCCCCACGGCGGGGGCAGTCCGAGCGCGCACGAGCGCACCGGCCCGACCGCAGCCGACCGCTGA
- a CDS encoding CrcB family protein has protein sequence MSEENVESPAANAVGGSEDASGSEAGRGSDGPSTPDRALERLEPALLVAVGGFAGAALRHAAAVALPGGFPWGTLAVNVAGSFALGVLLYEARLTGQLGARTRLVLGTGFLSSFTTYSTFAVQTAALAPPLAVANAAANYALGFAAVLVGHAAVRSVVAPEVAR, from the coding sequence ATGTCGGAGGAGAACGTCGAGTCGCCGGCCGCGAACGCGGTCGGCGGAAGCGAGGACGCAAGCGGAAGTGAAGCAGGGCGAGGGTCGGACGGTCCGTCGACCCCGGACCGCGCCCTCGAACGCCTGGAGCCCGCCCTGCTCGTCGCGGTCGGCGGCTTCGCCGGCGCGGCCCTCCGGCACGCCGCGGCGGTCGCGCTCCCCGGCGGTTTCCCGTGGGGCACCCTCGCGGTCAACGTCGCGGGGAGCTTCGCGCTCGGGGTCCTGCTCTACGAGGCCCGACTGACGGGGCAGCTCGGCGCCCGGACCCGCCTCGTGCTGGGAACCGGCTTCCTCTCGTCGTTCACGACCTACAGCACCTTCGCGGTCCAGACGGCCGCGCTGGCGCCGCCGCTGGCGGTCGCCAACGCCGCCGCGAACTACGCGCTCGGGTTCGCGGCCGTGCTCGTCGGCCACGCCGCGGTCCGCTCGGTCGTCGCCCCGGAGGTGGCACGGTGA
- a CDS encoding fluoride efflux transporter FluC: MTPYLLVGAGGVLGALSRFAVGAWLPGRRRDTLAVNVLGSFALGALTVGLADGSALLTALGTGFCGAFTTFSSFAVETVELHEDGATRVAVGNAAVHLVGALLAVALGGWTATAVAG, from the coding sequence GTGACACCGTACCTGCTGGTCGGCGCGGGCGGGGTCCTCGGCGCGCTCTCGCGGTTCGCGGTCGGCGCGTGGCTGCCCGGCCGCCGCCGGGACACCCTCGCGGTGAACGTCCTCGGGAGCTTCGCGCTCGGCGCGCTCACGGTCGGGCTCGCCGACGGCTCGGCGCTGCTGACCGCGCTCGGCACCGGCTTCTGCGGGGCGTTCACGACGTTCTCGAGCTTCGCCGTCGAGACCGTCGAGCTGCACGAGGACGGCGCGACGCGGGTGGCGGTCGGCAACGCCGCGGTCCACCTGGTCGGCGCTTTGCTCGCGGTCGCGCTCGGCGGGTGGACGGCGACGGCCGTCGCCGGCTGA